The Dermacentor silvarum isolate Dsil-2018 chromosome 11, BIME_Dsil_1.4, whole genome shotgun sequence region CCAGCTATGACCGAGTGGCCCAtgcccagtgctccaagtcggtgCCAAagtgtttcttcgaacagcgctACCTACCCAGTCACGCATCTACggcgacccatgtcggcgtgaaacaGATTCGTCGAAGACCGGAAATACGTGCACATTGCTACGTGCTCAGAGACcaaagttggtccgacggttggtttcgaaccctgctcccttagcacagtaacctgatgcgctacccattcgaccacggagaCCCAGATAGGCGGGAAAGCGGGTAgacacaaacatacatagataatTAGCCCCCGGAAAACgcgtgaagtatcctaaaaatgctaacGCATCCAAATTAAATTCCGGGATactacgtgccgaaaccacgatctgattatgaggcatgccgttgtgagggactccggaataatttcgataacctcgggttctttaacgtacaccgaaTGCCCggcacacaggcgttcttgcatttcgccccctatTGAAACGCggtcgccgcagccgggatttgatcccgcgacctcatgcttagcagcgtaacaccaAAGCAACTAAGCCCCCGCGGCGGTTAACGTGGAACATCATTAGAGTTGTCCGCGAAATGACCATATTTCTCTGGCACGTTCGTACACATAAACTGCACGTAAAAGCTGCGTTTGCAATCTGCTTCGCGCAACGGTGCAAGGTTGTCAAAGAGCCTTTCGTGATGACGGGACCCTTCCGAAAACGGAGCGGCATTCATTACGTCTAAAGCATTATTGGGGGCTTGTATGATTAATACCCTCAAGTCAGGTAACAGATTCTCTTTTAACCATTCGAAAATCAAGACAGAAACCTAGAAACCTAGCGGAAAGGAACTCCTGCCCACGCGCGAATGCTTAAATATCATCGGACTATATCATCGGACAACTCATTCATAACTTAAATTGATTGCcagagtgaattttttttttttgcagttggcCTTTCAGTCTTTATCCTATCACTGATCGCGATTAGACTTCGTGATTACCATAACACGCACTCTGCAAAATTTTCTGGACGTTTTTGTGGTCTGCAATAGCGAAGTGGTTCGAAACACAGCTCTACATGCTTCTTAAGCGCCCTATAATATCGTCCGTCAAAGCAGGCTTCGCCGCAATAACGGGCTTTATGGGGAGAAGCCCACTTCACTAATATCCTTCGCTTTACAAGTGACAGCTTGGTCACTGAAAATGTGTGAATGAGCGAATGTAACCCGCAACACTTACCACGGTAACGGTGAGCGTCGTCACGATTAAATAAATAACTGATAAACGAGCACATGCGCGCCAGCTAGGTTCAAACCTGCGTCGTCTCTATTCCGAGATCGAGGTGCAACCGCCAGTGTCACCAGGCAATCGGACAGCTGCCTAGTAGAGTAACAGCGCAGTCGCAGGTTGCGGGAATGGCTAAAAGGGGACGACGACGAGTGTTGATAGCTCTTCCCGAGTACAGCGGGAAACCAACTTGCCCATTATGTCATGCTTCTAAGGCACCTAGGGTGTCGACAGCATCTCATGGCTCACTGCGCCACGTCCGGTCGTTTCACAGTGCTCTGGCTGCACTACAAGAGTAGCTGTATTACTAGAACGGGCGGGTGTATTAGCGATAATCTGGCTTCGTCATCGCCATCGGAGCCCACTCATGATCGCACTAAAGCTTGGAGCTCTCTGAAACGACCTGCCGAAAATGCCATTAAACACACTTCAGAGGAAGGCTACGCTATACAATGAACTGCGAAACCATTGCTGGCGACATCTAGTTCTAAGCACATAATTAGGCGCAGAAACGCCTGTTGATGGCGCGGCGCGATCAACCTTCCCAACACTTTCGAGTACACAGCCTTAACAACAGAACAAGGAGGAGTagtaggaggagaaggaggagaagTAATTTATTCGTATATAGGAAGGGTGTGGCCAGGTATCAATGGCCGCAAAATGTAAAACTGCCCACAGAGGCCGGGGTGGCTTGCGTTCCCAATCTGGGACCCGTTATAGTACACTGCAACGTGCAAAGGAAAACCGAATGAGATGGAGTGACGACTGGACCTACGTATTTCCTCGAGGCTGGCACAAACGCGGTGCGGCCTTTAAGATAGACCCGATTGGAAGAGAATGTTCTGGTGACGGTCACGGAAGCCGTCTCCACAACGCAACAGCACGGGATAGCCACAAGGTACCGTGCCTCTCCGTTGGGGCGAGAAGAGGCTCGAGGCGATTTGTGCGGTGCGAGACGTCAGCATAGCTGGTGGCACCCTGAACGCTAGACGGAAGAGGCTGCCAGGACGCGAATTGTAACTGGGCGTCAGTCCTGTCTTCGTCTCAGGCAAACGCCGCAGAGACGAAGTCGGTTGAAAATTTTATGACAACTGCAATCGTTGATAATCgcgaaattatatttacaagaaaTCCACTCAAGTGCCAAATTTACAACCCTGTAACTCAGCAACAAATAAAGACATCACAATCCTGTCAACTGCACCTAAGACACCTAAAGCAGACAAAACTGATGCGCATTATACACCGCTTACCACTGGTTCGTGAGTAGGAATTCTGAAAACCCTCACTGTAAGCTCAATACCGATCATACATCATATTTGTCCGCGTTAGATGATCTAACTGAATTTTGGTGCGCGAAAACATACCTTGTGGTCTCTTGAGggtaataaatgaaatgaatgaacAGATGCGGCATACATAACTGCAATAGCATATTTGGTGCGTATAGTACGGATTCGAAAACTTGGTGCttcaattttttgttttttatgcGAGAGCGTCGAATTAAGCGAAAAAGCcagcggcgtctgtagcagcgtaAAAAAGGCGTCtaacttcccattggctgcgacgccaggTCAGGAGCGCACCTCGCGCGCTCGTGTCGATGGCTCACGCTAAGGttcctagatttttttttttctttagatctAGGGACTTCAGTTTGCGCTTGcgggctcgggcagcacgtataCCGCTACGGAGTGTCTGCAGCATCTACATCGTCGGCGGCCGACACCTCGGCAGCAGCGAATCGTGGCCGCCCGCGCCAGTACACCGCAGACGAAACAAGGTTCACAACTCGGacgaccgctcagcggcgttcaattggacattaatgctttcgcattcacaagtCATAAGAAATACTTAGGTGTGACACCGGTATCAAGAAGTCCGATCCGGACAGGCCCCGATCGGATttgttgatcgcgatcaacagtGGTCGCTGCTGCaaatacgggtgtcacacgtaagtacacttctgatcgcgatcggggccgcTCCGGATCGGATTTCTGGATCGCGATCAAGAGTGGGCAGCTATTTCTTTTTGCGACGCGAAGTCAAGCTTTCGCGTTCGCGCACCCTGTgtttgtatatacagggtgtcccagctatcatgcagcacatttttaaaaagaggaacggcgttacgcgaagttaacctagtgtgtattgttttcagtgcagtggagtagctgTCAGCAATgatttcgttgctgagatttaattagctaattataattattatctaactccagaagtactgccctaattatcaaagtgccaatgagaaaattgtagagcaacatgaaaaactaccgatacagatttctgttgctcagtacgtgctacataaaagtgtttttccgaaagaagcccgcgaatacacgctaagtgcctcgagcgactagtcgcgcggcaattctgagCCGTGCTCAATTCTGAgcgcggcgctgagccgtgctccctcaagggctgcagaaaatagcgccaacctttcctttctcataaCCACGGTGTTAAGGACCTAAGGTACAagcttgttgaaaaaaaaaagagaaaaaagaagaaaaaagttgtcgcagtttcacctgaaaggcgaagcatcaattgcgatagcaaatttgtagagagctatacggagtaatgatattagctttatcagctgtataaacttggacatgcagcagcaccggcaacacgcagaactgttgtcgacgccgtcggcgtttttcccgcgttcgctcaaaatgcgtgcggcgttggtgactgttgccggagcctctgatacaaataggcacttggtgccgcagctaaacgtcgcctcccttccctccccctcctccccttccccacggcctctcgcgcgtcggaagaaggcgcgtttgctctacatatatggtgattgtaaaggaggaaagagacgcttaattctgcagcccttaagggagcacggcgcagaacgcgcgtttgttctccgccgtgcgttcactccccgtgaaagcgcgcgcccctcgcgccctttcactcgcacatacagcgttcggcgcgcggcgacgaattggcgctgagccgtgctccctcaagggctgcagaagatagcgccaacctttccctttccctcaagaaccacttaccaccggcgacgatttcatctccattgacgtcatacggaaccacacggcgacgccgacggcagaaatctgcttttgagtgtccatataattgctatcgcaataaaagaaaaaaaaaggctgcaagaaagacctgctttttttttctttttgtattatATTCGACAGAGAATCGACAAGAAGTATACAAGAAGtatttctcataacgaaccacttagtagtacactccagacgcattcctgccatcggtgtcgccgtgatgttccctataaagtcTCTGGGCGATaacatcgccgcgcgctgtaaatgcgagtgaaagcgtttgagggtgagccgacgatggcggttCAATCTCgagcgcgcaagggaggaagcgcgccgtcttccgtcgcgcgcaaggcaccaggGGAGGGGGTTCTAATCCGGCGGCTGCTGGGTATGGCGCGCCTGCGcggtccctatcttgaaagcgacctgtaatggggacagagtgcgagtgctgataacttggtgtgcgctgtgttttcgccgcttagctcgcgtcgaagcgagaggcagcacgaaggtcaattcgctcgctgctgcggccccACTTACTCACTCCAGtattttgacagccagtttccgccgtcatcgagtgcgatgtgcccatgtttgcttgtgcgcgcgtgacgccatgcttgttaatttacttcgTAAGCCAATGCTTACAAGTtgatactgccgataaaactacgatacttacttcgtatagctgcatactaatttgctatcgcaatcgatgcttcgcctttcgggcgaagctgcgacgtTTTATTCCAAGTCCGCCATTGGCCCTTCGAgacaggtcaaaatggctcaggcctagCCCACATGGGCATAAAGGCAGATTGGAatcgttttacgttataccggccctggGGACACTGTAGAGACGCCCGCCCGCTGAACCCGTTGCAGCGTGCGCCTCCTAATATCTAGTTCGGCCGCAGCGCCCTCAGCCTACTTGTTGTTTCGCACCTCAGATGGGGAGCGccgcgccgctcggcccactcaaccgtattctattacactctaaatacagccgacctggccgttccgacagcagcgacaacagcccgGAGTGGCCGTGCGCGAACCGGCAACTTGCCGGAAGCTCCAAAAAGTCCAatgttataagcgcgaaaattacgagaaaatGTGTGGGAGGCGCCGTCGCGCGGTGTGCGGAATGTGAACTgcttcaatcttttttttttttttttgagaacgattacgctcgctgttcgcggccactgcggGCGCACAGATGTCAATTCTctgtttggcgcaggaatttgcgtCTGTACCAAATGGCGCAactggcgcaggagtcccacccctgcaggGAACTTTTCAGAACGAGGTGAGTGCACGTCTCCTCAACCTTACTCCCTGCTGCAACACCTCTTCATACTCACTTCCCTGCCTTATCAAACAAAGCTCAAGGGTTTCTAGCGGCCTGTGATGGTAAAGAGCTGTGTGCTTCTCAAGCACACAGGaacacttaaagggacactaaacgaAAATATTAAGTCGAACTAGATCGTTAGAGTATTCGCCTAGAAGTTATCCTCGTTCCCTTTGTGCCAATATAGAACATTGTCGCACATAAAATTGCCGCAGAGGTGCGGTCGCACATAAAATTGCCGCAGAGGTGCGGCTGCTGCTTCTCAATTGGAACCACCCGCGTCACAATGGACGACTTGACGTAACCTCCACGTGACCTCCCTCTGTGTCGATCAATATAATGTCTtgcaaaaactttttttttctctttctctctcccctcccccccccccctctttcagCTTGAGCGAGTCTTTGAAGCCTCTACGGCTCCGCTTGGGTTCAGGTTACCGGATATGGTCACCTCAGTCTCGGTGGCTGGAGTGGGCAAGGGTGATGATGGCGCCTTGGTACTTGTGATAAAAAGGAAGCGTGTAATGGCAGGGCATTCCACCACTGTGGGTATGCACCACAACCACTTAGGACAACAATAACATAGGTCCTAGCCACCCTAACACAGGAGCCGCTCTCTGTGAATCAGCCAGTACTAACGTCCCACAAGAGGTACCATAGTTCACAACAGGTGGTGCCAATGCGATTTCCCATTGTAGTCATTTTCTCACTAGCAAAAGCTGTTTTTGTTACCATTCGTTATTTGCGATTTTCGTTACcattcgttattacagaagcctaatctttcaatgcagctcgacttaatattttcctgTATTGTCCCATTACagaggtcctgaaccacccctcgggcttggtgaaataacacaTTCCGtggatagcatatgctgctgtgaacatctcagccagaTTTTGCAGTCGCGCGCGGCACGGGAAGATCTCAAGCGCAGCACGAAATCACATATTCTCAAACACTCGATTTCAAACGAGGCCTCTTCCTCACCTGCTTCGAAGTTGCCGGCGGCTGGCATATGTCATCATATGCAAGGTTCCCATAGACGGCTGCTATTGGCTAACAGCTAACATCAATCAAAAatggtgtttggatcagtgcgcagCGCAGTTTAAAAAACAGGCTGAAGGAAGcgagaaatctgcttttgaatttCGATAAGAATTACGTATTTCAGGAAGAAGCCGACTATAGTCTGTTCACATTCAGCCACAGCCATCTGCGTAGGAATTAAAACTTTGGCCACCTTACTTAGTGTTGCAGCCGTTTGGTTTCGCTAATTTCGATTAGTTTttaacactcaactagcctcaaaaCCGAAATTTATGGAGAGCACACATATGCTTGCCAGTGCGCGATCACGGGCAATACCAGAAAAGAAATTCAGATGTCGCTGCTGTATGCTCGTATCATTGGTTTCTTTCTCACTGAACAACATACTGATCCCTTGGTTCCGCTGTTTAAACACATATTTTACACCAACTGAGGCAGCTGTGTTGTCTGAACCCACGAAAATGGGACAGAAGGCACATGGCAATACACACTGTAAGGCTGCCATTTTTGTTAAGGCAACTCAAAATTCTGACTTTATTCAAATATTATGTTTAAATTATTTTGCACCAGCGTATAGATAAAGAAGTGAAATGCTATTTTCAAATTGCGACAGGGAATAAACAAATTATTTCATGAAGATTAAGTTGCACTACAACAGTCATGGTGGACAGAGTGCTTAACCTGGTGCAGTTATTGTGCGCTGCCTAAGCATCCTTTCCATCATTGCCAACCTAGCTGCATCATgaaaatatatttttgtttgGATGCGCAATCTCACTAACTAGTAAAATGATTGATAGTAAGCAGCAAAGATCTATAACACAGAGATGAATACGGGAATACTGAAGATTGTGGCCAACCCTAGGTCTACAAAGACTGCATGCAACATTTGTTGTTGACTTACGCATGAGAGACAAGTGATAAGCgaacatcagaaaaaaaaaaaaaaaaaaagcttgaaaaTGTGGAGCCCCATTTCGTGTTGCAATAACTAGATATTGATTTAAGCTCTTCCCCCTTCCCTTCTTGTGTGTTTCTAATTTCATCAGCCTGGGCACATTTGAAGCCTGTGCTTACGTAACCTGGTATTAAATGGCTATTTCTTACTACGTGCATAGATTCCCGTTCCTACAACACTCACTGAATTACAGTTGCCGGCTGTGATTCAGTGAACCTGCTATGGTCTTGATAAAGGGACTAAcaatattaaaataaaaacaaattggaaATGAACGCACATAAACATTTCAGGAACACTTTATGCAGCCGAGGCGCACAAATTATCTTCCAAGTGAAGAAATTGTTTTTATTACATGCTGACCTCAGTCAAAAGAATCTTAGGGCTTCGGACTTGTGGCTGCAAGCTTTTGACTCTATTAACAGAGGTCAAGATAGACATCAATAGTCTTTGCGCACTAGAAAACGATGGCTCACACAGTTCTTTTGCAAAAGAGATGTGCACCGCTCAACTCACTAACCAAAAACAACCTGCCAAAACAGCTGCAGctgtcattgaagagcagcaggATTAAGTGCGATAGTACTTTAAACAGCATTCCGTTTACTTCGTAAGTAGTCGCGCCAATCCAGTAACATGTTTTCGGGCCTTATCATTTTGACTTATTCACAGGACTATGAAAGTTACTCACGGCAACgcaagaagaaataaataaatctcGCAAACAAGAGTTAACGAACGTCAGTTAGCTTTGTACAGCGAGGTaacagcagcagacgacgcagccgTAGCCCACAGACGATACACTGCAAAGATACGCCGACGACGCAGCTGCCCTACGCAGATGTGGCTCGCGCTCTTCGAAGAAACGTCATTTTAAAAAATCCTAGCACACGTCAATGCAGATGACAGGCGCGCACCATGACGAGCATCAGCAGAATAAACAGCGGCGCAAACACCTCCGAGTACACGAGGCTACTCTTCTGCCCTTCGGCCTTAAGGCACAGCAGCAACTTGAACAGAAACATCAGCAGCAGTTGCATAAAGCTCCAGACGGCGCGAAAAGCGCCCGCCTTGTACACGCCTTCGATGTACTGTCGTATGAACACAATAACGCAGAAATAAGCGTTCAAGCCATCGCAGATGAACAGCGACACAAACACAGTCCACCAGGACACGTCGAACGCCTTGTCCAGCTTGAGGACGACCATGACAGAGAAAAGGGTGATGGAAACGAGGTGCACAAACATCTCGAACACCGTCATACCCAGCCATCGGGCCAACTCCTTTAGCTTGAACATGGTGGCGACGCACTGTCAACTGAAACTTTGCTCGAAGGTCCTTCCTTAACGGCGCGGGTCCGGAATCGCCTTGTGTCGCTCCATAGCAGCGAAGTACGTCGCTCGAGCGTTTAAGCGGCGTCGCCGTCACGTTAAAAATGGTAAAAGCCTGTCGGAAATCATACCAGAACTCGACACTTCTCGTCGGCCCCGTCTGCGATTTGTTTATCTTGTTAAAGCGctaaagtgtactagaatgtgggagtgggtccagcggacgccttagcaagcgccgagggtggagcaaaaaacgcggaaaatgtggcagcgctgccgtcgccttattctgaatctccggccaataaacgttggctccggctgtttcggcagcgctcattggctgaggcgagctcgcaggCTTAGTAGCTGTCGCCTGCTCGAcacaccgtcgttgttgcgtcgtttgcgttttTTCCGCAGCTCTTtatccattttatttacaatatatcggtggggaataatctcagtgttaccgccaccgagtatccgcctgtcaaagctccatgcagctgcggtagggtctccgacgcgacaagcgtccggccagGCGAGCGGgaccgctcattcgggagaaagcgacggtggcgcctcctggattttcaataaaaatgcctccgcgcagagccctcgttggacccactcccgcAATCTAGTACACACTATTAAAGCGCTTTCGATTTTGGATTTGGATGGACCCTAAAGTTACGAGCCAAACAGATCCAAGAGTCTTCGCAACATGTCAAACGAAActgaaagaaaataataataaataaataacgcgTTCAGATATATACGAATAAGCATAGAAATTCATTTAAGCGCTATTAGCCGTGATAAAATTTCCTACCATTACTTTCGCTTACGAACCAACGAGCAAGCCGGTTTGGAGTCCGCACCGTTGCAGACGGCGAACGGCGAGGTGGCGTGTTGTCTGCTGTGCAGCTGCGTTACAACTGTTAGCATGGCAGCGGTCTTAATTCGACTCGTTCCGAGGGATTTCAAGCTCATTCCTCGCGAAGTTCGGCATCACGCGTCCAAATGGGTAACTGACTTCATTACTTTGTTGCCATTTAGAGTTCGCCTCACTGCAGTACACATAAAAGGCCAGAAGTGGTGCGCTAGCGTAAACTCGATTGGCAAGGTATCGTACGTACCATCTGCTGTTTTTTTTCAAGGTATCCTTTCGCTGTAAGATAATCACGCCACCGCAGACTTTTTATCGGGCACAGCCGTTACGGGGGGTTCGACGGCCTCTTTTGAAGCGAGTGTAACTTTTGAAATTGACAAGCTTGCGCTAAGTGGCGTGATTACCGGATTTTTGAATGAATTACGGGCGAAAGCCACCGTAGGCGCGACCACTGCCGCGCGTTCTTAGCACACGTCTGCCACGACTATTTGATCTCTCAGTATGGACTGTGAACAGTTGTGGATGCTAAAATGAACGACGCATTGTATCGACGGTTTATAGTTTCCGAATACGAGTTCATGTGCGTCGAATAACACGTGTTGATCGCCGTGCACTTAGCGGAAAAACTCACTTTTTGCTTTAGTATATGCGAAGGTATATGCAAAAATCTTCGACGCTTCTCGGATACTTTCTTTGGGGTATTACTCGGTACAACCGTTATTGTGCATTTTACCTATTAAAGCTTTCGTCCGTTTTCGCAATCATCGAGTGCCCCGATGTTAACTAACTTCTTTACCCCATGGCTGTGCGTCGTACTTCCGCGACATTTCTTAAACCGGATCCGCCCAAACACTAATTACCTGCAGCGTGTGCCATTTACAAAGCGGAGAGGACGTAGCCAAAGTTATGGCAAAAAGCATGGATCGAGAAGGCATGTCATGATAAAATAATGCATAAGCTTGTAACCTCGCAACCTGCAACACACTCAGATGTTCGTTGATATGTCATGCGTGTGCTACCCTTACCTCTCTGCTGTCATGCTCATCCCTATAAAATGCGACTTAACTTGAAGCAACTCCCGTCACTACAATATAACCAATGCAGCTAGGATGCTAGGCTACAAGGCAGGTTGTTGTGATCATAGGCTGTTCGCTTAGATGAGGCATTTTGCATCATTCTTTCTCCTCTgaccgtgctttcaaaagaaagcgagtgATGTGCCAATCTACTTCCATGTGCTCTGTTCCTGCTCTCATCCAGCAAATAACACTTGATACCTATCATTCAGTTTTGGCCGAAAACGTTGGGCCAGCAACTCCATACTCAAAACTAAAACTCAACAAGAAAGTTTTGTTTGTTGCCTGCAGGCAACACTTGTCCATAAAAAGTTTATATCTTTTCACCACTGCCACATAACAAAGGCACTCACCTACGGCCCAACTTGCAGCATTCGAGACGAAGTCTGCACATCCCACGTGCTGCAAGCTGTGTTCCACGTCGTCCGGTGGCGTCACAGGTGCGAGCCAGTCTGCCTGCATTGCGTCCCCTGCACACCAGCCCATGGCTTCAGGAGGTTGTGGCATTCAAGCTCTCCGACATTGGCGAGGGTATCAGCGAAGTGACAATCAAGGAATGGTGGGCCTCATCAATTCACTGTACCCCAAGTTTTCTTGGTCATTTGGCCTAGCATGTGACCCGTTTCAGTTTGTGGTCGTCAAATGCAAAACTTTATGGAATGTAGGAGACACTAAAATGGGACTTTCTCGCAGCCAGTGCATGACACATCAAATGTGCACTCTGTACTTAGTTGTGTGACCACTGTACAACACCTCCTAGTTGTGCTGAGAAACCATTGGAAAAAAATTCTCCTTTATGGCAGTTTCCTGTTGTATTTTAAGGTGTAGAATCAAACTTTGCTACAATGAAGTCACATGCCAGAAAATTTTGTCATGtccaatattcattataagcacatattcattacatgctGACATCGGCCAAAGAGCATGTTCGATTTACTCTGTTATGTTGAGTTTTGACTGTAGTTTTAAAGCAAGCTTGCCAAAATTTTGTCCTATAATTTTGGCCGTACATTCCTTTGATCCCCCAAAGTATCATTGTTACAAAGTTCTCGCGTTGCTTTCTTGCTTTGAAATTGTGATATTCCAGCTCTGGGGGGGGAGCATGCGTAACTATTTTAGCTGTCACATCCCTATCATTACCTCTGTCTGCAACTTGAGGTTCATTATGAAAATTAACAGGTGACAAATAGAGACACAACATGCACAGAAACCACTGCATCTGCCTAAGGCCCATTCCACCTCAATCATTTGCCTGTGCTTATTTGGAGGACTCTATCAGCATTCTATTACAGCAGATGCTGGTATTGCTCATTTTGAAGCTGAGCACAACAGCTTGTGGTCTGTCCAGGTACGTCAAGCTCGGTgacactgtgaaccagttcgacAGCATCTGTGAAGTGCAGAGCGACAAAGCGTCAGTTACCATAACGAGCCGCTATGACGGCCGAATCAAGAAGCTGTACCACGAAGTTGACGACATCTGCAAGGTTGGGTCCCCGCTCGTCGACATCGAGGTTGACGACGACTCGCTCAGTGAGCTGCATTTTTATTTCCTCTCTTGGCCCTTATGTAGAATTGACCCAGCATATATCGCATGTGAC contains the following coding sequences:
- the LOC119432402 gene encoding transmembrane protein 203, which translates into the protein MFKLKELARWLGMTVFEMFVHLVSITLFSVMVVLKLDKAFDVSWWTVFVSLFICDGLNAYFCVIVFIRQYIEGVYKAGAFRAVWSFMQLLLMFLFKLLLCLKAEGQKSSLVYSEVFAPLFILLMLVMVRACHLH